The Micromonospora sp. NBC_00421 DNA window CCGATGCCGAAACTGTCGTCCTCGTGTGGCCGCCGGGAGCGGTGACCGGACAACGCGAGCACGAACGCGCTGTTGCCGTGGTAACCGAGCGACGCCGTCAGCACCCGGTGCCGGTTCTTCTCACCCCGTGACCGCTGGACCAACCTGGCCAGGGCGATGGCGGCCTCCACGGCATGGGTGCCGGTGGGGGTGAACATGACGCGGTCGTCCGGCCGGTGCACGGCCCTCGCCGTGGCGGCGGCCAACTGCTCCATGCCGCTGGCCAGCAGCGAGCCAGGACTGGCGTACGTGCAGATTCCGACCTGGTCCCGCAACGCCTCGACCACGGTGGGGTGGGCATGGCCGATGTTCACGTTGATGATCCCACTCGACGCGTCGAGATAACGCTGCCCGGTCGAGGCGAAGATCCAGGAACCGGCGGCGTGGCTGTACGGGATGGGGGGAATCTGCAGCCGGGCGGCCAGCAACTGTGAGGCGCTCGCCGGGTCACCCATGGTCCCGCCCCCCGACCACCCTGTCACGGACACTGAACAGCTGCATGCGGTACTCCTGCCGGTCGGCGCGGGCCGGCCCGCGATCGGGATCGAGTTGTTTCGGTATGGTCCGACCGGGGGGCAGCGCCGGCACTGTCCCGATCGGCCGCGGTCACCTGCGGCTCACGACGACCCCTCCCGCCGACCGGTGGCGACCCGGGCGGCGGTGCGGTCGACACAGTCCCTCGCCCTGATGCGGATGTCGTCGACGAGGACCGCCTGCCGTAGCGCGTTGTCGTCGTCGCGGAGGTGCCCGGACCGGACCGCGGTGGCGAACGCGTTCACCGCGTTCGCCACCTGGTCGTCGGGCGTCAGCCGGAGCTCCTGCACGCCCGCGTGCCGCTCCAGGCGCACCACCGGGACGTGGTCCGCGGGTGGGCTGTAGGCATGCTCGACGACGATCCGGCCCTCGCTGCCCCAGAGCTGGTACTCGGACCGGTAGGAGTGGTCGAGACCGAAGGTCAACTGCGCTCCCACCCCGTCGTCGGTACACAGCAGGGCCTGTCCGCAGGAGTCGACGTGGGCGCCGTGCCGGGAGGTCAGTACCGCCGAGAGCACGTCGAGTTTGTCACCGCCCAGGAAGGACATCGCCGCGCGCACCGGATAGACCGCGGTGTCCAGCAGTGCGCCACCACCGAGCTCGACGCGGTGACGCACGTCGTCAGCCGGACGCCTCGGTACCCCGAAGGAGGCGTGGAAGGAACGCAGCGAGCCGATCGCACCGTCGGCGACCTGACGTCGGACCGCCGCGTGCTGGCTGTGGTGGAGGAACATCATGTTCTCCACCAGCACCAGGCCGCGGGAGCGCGCGGTGGCCAGCAGTTCACCCGTCCGGGCCGCGGTCGTGGTCATCGGCTTCTCGGCGAGCACGTGTCTGCCGGCGTGCAGGGCGTTCTCGATCCAGGGGGCGTGCAGGGCGTTGGGCAACGGGATGTAGACGGCCTCGACCTCGTCGAGGTCCAGCAGCGCCTGGTAACCCCGGACCGCCCGGCAGCCGTAGGGCCGGGCCGTCTCCGCTGCCGTGTCCAGGTCCCGGCTGGCGATCGCCGCGATCTCGATGCCGGGAGAAGCGGCCATGGCAGGCAGCACCCGGCGACGGGCGATGCTCGCGCACCCCATGATCCCGATCCGTACGGGCGTCACCAGCTCTCCTTCCCGGGTGTTGCGGCAGGTCGGCAACGATCGCGGTGAGACGTGGACCTGCCGGCCCGGCCGGCCCGGTCGACCCTCCCGGCAAGGCCCTTTCGGACAGTAGGACCGCCGGGGCACGGTGGGCATCCCCTGATCTGATAGCCGACGGACGGCGGGACGGCGGCGCCATCAGACCGAGGGATGCCCGGCCGATCACCCTTGTCCTAGCGTCGAGCACAGGCACGCACGCACACCAGGGCGGAAGTCGGCCTGCTGCGCCCCGGACCCGAGGAGAGGCCCCAGCGCCCGGACCGTCGTGGGGTGGGACCTCACCACCAGTTGCCGGTTGCGGGGCGGCTGGCCCGGCGAGCAGGCACGACATCAGGGGGATCCTGTGATTGACAGCTCTGGCGCGAGGCACGCCGTCCTGGAAGCGGAACGGGTCGGTCGGGTCACGGCCCCGGCCGACGACGCGGTGATGTCCATGGCGGACTTCCATTCGTGGTTCAGCGCACGCACCAGGGCGAACAGCTTCCGGGTGGACCGGATTCCGTTCGCGGACCTGTCCGGGTGGGACTTCGACCCGGACACCGGCAACCTCGTGCACGCCAGCGGACGGTTCTTCTCCATCGAGGGCCTGCGGGTCCGGACCGACCGGCCGTGGGCGGGCGAGTGGGCCCAGCCGATCATCGTGCAGCCGGAGATCGGGGTGCTCGGCATCCTGGTGAAACGGATCGACGGTGTCCTGCACTGCCTCATGCAGGCCAAGATGGAGCCGGGCAACATCAACGGCCTCCAGCTCTCGCCGACCGTGCAGGCCACCCGCAGCAACTACATGAGGGTCCACGGCGGCGCCGACACGAAGTACCTGGAGTACTTCCGACCCGGCTCCCGCGGCAGGGTGCTGTTCGACGGTTTGCAGTCCGAGCAGGGGTCCTGGTTCCTGCACAAGCGCAACCGCAACATCGTCGTCGAGACCGAGGAGGAGGTGCCACTCGACGAGGACTTCTGTTGGCTCACGCTCGGTCAGATCCGTCGCCTGCTGCTCCTGGACCACATGGTGAACATGGACTCCAGGACCGTCCTGGCGTGCATCCCGCCGGCGCTGACCGGACCGGACGTCCAGGACGCCGGCGACGACCCGTTCACCCGCGCGGTCCTGCGGTCGCTGGCCGGTCACGGTAGCGCCGCGCACGACACCGGGACGATACTCAGCTGGCTGACCGAGATGCGGTCCCGGCAGGAGATGGTGCAGCGTCGGGTGCCACTTCGGCAGGTCACCGAGGACGGCTGGCGGCTCGGCACCGACGTCATCGACCACCGCGACGGCAAGTACTTCGACGTGATCGCGGTGGCCGTGCAGGCGAGCAGTCGCGAGGTCGCCGCGTGGACCCAGCCACTTGTGGCACCCAGACAGGCCGGTCTGCTCGCGCTGCTGGTCAAGCGGATCGGCGGGACGCTGCACGCGCTGGTACAGGCGCGTAGTGACGCGGGCATGCTCAACGTCGCCGAGCTGACCGCCACCGTGCACTGCCAACCGGGCAACTACGTGGACGTGCCGGCGGAACACCGTCCCCGCTACCTCGACTACGCGCTCACGGCCACCGCCTCCCGCGTCCGGCTGGACGTCCTGCACTCCGAGGAGGGCGGCCGCTTCCACCACGCGCAGAACCGTTACCTGGTGATCGAGGTCGAGCCCGACTTCCCCGAGCCCGACGACCGGTACCTGTGGGTCACGCTGTACCAGCTCACGTCGCTGCTGCCGCACAGCAACTACCTGACGGTGGAGCTCCGCAGCCTGATGGCGAGCATGCGGTGTCTGGCGCAACGGCTCTGAGAAACCCGGCAGGGCCGGCCGACGGGTCGCCCGCCGCCCGGCCGGTCCTGCCCGGCTGCTGCCGCGTCAGCCGGTCCGCATCGGCGCACCGGCGGGCGCGGTCACGTGTAGCTGGTCACGCAGGTCGTCCACCAGGTCCCTGAGGCCACCGGGGTCGTTCGCCG harbors:
- a CDS encoding NDP-hexose 2,3-dehydratase family protein; translated protein: MIDSSGARHAVLEAERVGRVTAPADDAVMSMADFHSWFSARTRANSFRVDRIPFADLSGWDFDPDTGNLVHASGRFFSIEGLRVRTDRPWAGEWAQPIIVQPEIGVLGILVKRIDGVLHCLMQAKMEPGNINGLQLSPTVQATRSNYMRVHGGADTKYLEYFRPGSRGRVLFDGLQSEQGSWFLHKRNRNIVVETEEEVPLDEDFCWLTLGQIRRLLLLDHMVNMDSRTVLACIPPALTGPDVQDAGDDPFTRAVLRSLAGHGSAAHDTGTILSWLTEMRSRQEMVQRRVPLRQVTEDGWRLGTDVIDHRDGKYFDVIAVAVQASSREVAAWTQPLVAPRQAGLLALLVKRIGGTLHALVQARSDAGMLNVAELTATVHCQPGNYVDVPAEHRPRYLDYALTATASRVRLDVLHSEEGGRFHHAQNRYLVIEVEPDFPEPDDRYLWVTLYQLTSLLPHSNYLTVELRSLMASMRCLAQRL
- a CDS encoding Gfo/Idh/MocA family protein → MTPVRIGIMGCASIARRRVLPAMAASPGIEIAAIASRDLDTAAETARPYGCRAVRGYQALLDLDEVEAVYIPLPNALHAPWIENALHAGRHVLAEKPMTTTAARTGELLATARSRGLVLVENMMFLHHSQHAAVRRQVADGAIGSLRSFHASFGVPRRPADDVRHRVELGGGALLDTAVYPVRAAMSFLGGDKLDVLSAVLTSRHGAHVDSCGQALLCTDDGVGAQLTFGLDHSYRSEYQLWGSEGRIVVEHAYSPPADHVPVVRLERHAGVQELRLTPDDQVANAVNAFATAVRSGHLRDDDNALRQAVLVDDIRIRARDCVDRTAARVATGRREGSS